From Quercus robur chromosome 8, dhQueRobu3.1, whole genome shotgun sequence:
aacaaaataaataaataaataaataaataatattttcaaaatcttaTTATCATACacatgttttatttgtttttaacaaaCTTTCCAAATTTCATATCAATCGAATATAATTTACCACCTAATCATAACTCAtgttttttgtataattttaaaataccaaaaaaaaaaaaccctagaaatttaaacattcaatAGATGAAatatagttattaattttttattgttttgatatTCCACGTGTATATACATTGCATCAAAAGTTATTGAGTGctataatattgaaaaaaaaatccgcCATACGAAAATTCCAACTTAATCTTAGAATGTATACACGCATTCTATGTGAGGATAAGGTATATATCTTAAGAGAACTAATTGGTTACAAAGACAGGGCTTCATTCTCCTCTCTAAATCGATCCATTCTCAATAAGACCTCACATTTCAGAAAGGGTGAGAGAAAATTGAGAAGCTAGTggtgtagcttttttttttttttttttttttttgagaatgattaGTGGTGTAGCttaatctatactattattacatattttaaattcCAGTTACAATTAGATTATCCAAGTCATTATTGAACATTGCATAGTATTTAATTGGTTGACAATTTAATATTACACAagctctctttttgttttatttgttaacAGATTAGTTCCATGACAATATTAATTTaagttattaaatatatttgtggATAACATTTCCACAGTGGACCACTATTCCCAactaaaacacaataaaatggTGACGAAACACAATACTGAATTCTTTGatgataaattatattttactctGAAACCGCCTATTTAATTTGGGCCATAGCTTTTGCTGAGAAGTTTAATAAAAAGTCACAATCCCATGCCTTGAAATAAGCAGGTTCTGCCAATTGCCAGACctaaagagaaaaaaggagCAGATGATTGACGAGCCAATCCAGAGGAAACAAATCCAATTAATATTGCGAGCTCATCTATTCGATGCCAATAATTCATTGCATTGAAgcctgtttgtttgtttgttcataCAAATGAATATGGTGATTTGATACTTTGTTTTGTATACAACAATTAATCTTCATGATAGAGACAACGAGATAAAATTGGTCACCCTGCCTAGTCGAacttatatagttatatatcCTATGCCACAGGTAGCTATGTAGTCCTAAACGTGGGATGTCAAGTATATGTCTGAACCGACATAAGATAATCATCTCGCTTCAAACAAAATGATACcgttataattttattttctaaatttatctGTGTATAAATGCCgtatcatttcaaaatttaaataataaaacattgaACTACAATTTTAGATTGATAATATTTAATCTGAACTACAAAATAGATCCATTTTAAATAGAAACGGTCATTTTCAGTTGAACCATAGTGATTATATAATTCATATTACTATGTATCGCAGGAAGTTTTTAGAAGTTTCTGTGCAAtcgattagttttttttttttggttaaacgaCGATAACATTAAATCAAAAAACTACATCTAGTTCAGTACAAAGTCTGTTAACACCATTACAATCATCCTCCAAAGCCTTAGCTAAGTCCACAAGCGGACCTGAAAACAAAATGTAATCTAGCACTTGATCAGCCCCTAGTCTAGCTAATAGTAATTAGAATCTAAAGTggtattaattttaattggatttacaAAAAGgctataataaatttgaataatgATTAGTAAAATTCACTTAACATAATTATGTAATGCGTTATTGGTACATTCAAGCTATTATAATAAATCTTCatgaattataataaaattattatcacttttatttcTAAAACATCTATCATTTCGATAAAAGCACTTCATTCACCAAATTGTTCAAGTTAATGGATGAAGAACCAAGTGGCTCAGTGGCCTCTTCAGCTAACTTTTTCCACTCCATGgcctttttcttcattttcttaccCTTTTCTCCTTCCATCAACTCTTTCACAATCTTTTCCACTTCCTCTCTCTTGATATTATTATCAATCTCCATGCCAATGCCCCATTCATTGCAAGTATACTTACAGTTTGTTTGTTGATCTCCCAAGAATGGCCAACAAAGCATTGGTACTCCTGCACACACACTTTCAATAGTTGAATTCCACCCACTATGTGTTAAGAACCCTCCAATTGAGGGGTGGTTCAACACTTCTTCTTGAGGGCACCAACTAGCTATCAGACCCCTTTCTTTAGTTTCTAACTTGAACTCAGGTGGCAATATTGTGGATTCACCAACAACTAAATCAGGTCTAATTatccacaaaaataaatatttactaTTTGCAAGTCCCCAACCAAACTCAACCAATTGTGTTGGTGTCACGACAACTATGCTGCCAAAATTCACATATATTACAGAGTTGGGCGCCTTAGAGTTAAGCCATTGGAGGCACTCATTTTCTTCCTCCCATAAGCTATATCCAATTGATTTTAAAGGGTCATTGGGTAAGTGATTGAGCAGTGGTTGGAGTGGGCCAATGGCATATACATGAGGAAACATGGTCAAGAGAGCATCCAAAACTTCTTGCTCTAATGCATCAAATGTTTGAATAACAATTCCTGAAGCCGTAGGAGCTCTCTCTGCTGTTTCGATCACAAATTTAAAGATAGCATCATTTGGATCTATGGTTCGAACCTGGCTTGGGAGATCCTTGAGTCGAATGCCTCTCATACCTGGAATCCAATCTATAACTGTGTCCAAATACCCATTTGTTAAATAACTCTTATCTGCAAAAAGACAGAATATTTTCagcttaaaattaaatttatttttaatcataataaaacaaaaaaattacactttatcccCTTAATACTATAAGAAAATTGCAATGTTCTCATTTTAGTTTAAACATAGCAATGTTGTAATGAACAATTTATCCATAGGTTAGTGtttttgtcaaataaaaaaaaattcaatttaaaaaaaaaatacatggccAAACCCACACTTTAATGGTATTAATATTTACCATCCAATAACAAACACAATGATGGTCTTAATACGCTCCCATAACAAACACGTCACATATGCACAACTATAATCCTTCAAATTGTCAATTCTGTATTACTGCGCGCATGCGATATGTTTGTTATAAGAGGGTATAAAAGGCATTAACATGTTGGTTCAGACCCATTTTcaactaacaaaaaaattgaggttttaatataaaatgataTAATAGAGGAGTAAAGTGTTCAGTAGAATCagtacaataaaataaaataggataTTGCTACATTTTAAACTAAAGAAGTAAAGATGGATATTGTAAGTTTGTAActatgatgataataataataattcataattcttctccaaaaaaataaaaataattaataatccAAAAGTGCAATTGCTCTAATAAATTAGTGCAAGATTTCAATGGAGTTTCGCATTTTTTGTTACACACCTTTAAGTGGAATGATGCCTTTATCCTTGAGAGGAGGAATCTGCATGTAACCCATTAAGCTACAAGCGGAGATAGTGAAGAACATTAGAATTGGGATTCCGAGTTCCTGAGCAGCGTTGATGGTGAATTGCATGAAACCGTCTGAGATAATACAAGTCACTGGAGGAACGTTTGAAGTTGCACTGTTGAGTTTCATAAGAAGGTTAGAAAATGAGGCCAAGAAGTTTTTCGTAATGGAATTGAAAAGAGAAGACAGGTCTTGGCTGGCATTTGGATCCGATGGAGGGAGGTTATCTGGAATGGTTTCGAATCGGAAGTCAGACAAACCATCTAAGGAGTTGGGACCTCTAATTTTCAGAAAACGCCGGCGGTTGAACTCAGTGTTAACAAAGGTGATGTGAAAGCCTTTATGGTGGAGAAGCTTTGAAAACTTGAGCATTGCTTTTATGTGGCTTTGAACTGGAAATGGAATACAAACTGCATGAGGCTTATCGGCCTTTAGTGTCTTGGAATCCATTTTCACTTCTTTCTATTATGCGTTGTGTGTGTGAATACGCACTTCCCAAGTTTCAATGTATCTTATAAAATGATTAATGACCCACTGTTTCAGTCTAGCAATTTCGTCTCAATTTTGGCCACAAACTGTGCCTCTGGAATTTAGTTCTCTAATCTCTTCCACATGTTTGTAGGCGCATGACATAAGAGTGAAAGAGACGTACGGTGGCATGTAATTAACGGCTGCTTCTTCAAAGAATATGCCACTTGGTCTAAGAAAGAGACAATTCTTcttgttttgcttttatatatctGATGTAAATGAATCATCCCTAGACTGTGTATACTGCTACTTTTTTTCCCTTGGAAATTCTAGTATATATaactgttagagatatattagcccattagtataggcccaatcctaattctactttgtgtgcaagccaagtctcctacttgtactagaagtctattagtctagggtttagtctactatatatacacatgttatgattcattgtaacacaggatttgtactacactctaatatattattaatgtagccctttagggtttcctccgtggatgtaggtcGTTaagctgaaccacgtaaccctcgtgtgttattgtgttttatactttatactttCGCTTCCacatctatactagcatattcaatatggtgtatcaatgctaatatttaacatggtatcagagccaccttcctgtggccatggttttctgtccttacgGTATATTTAAGAACAATCTTTGTTTTCCTCGGTGTTTTTCTTCGctgcgttcatcttctttggcttcctactACTGCTgtcaaaactctccggtatagtcaagctaccgttagaagtcgcatcaacactgtaagaccattgccttcctcaaactaccgtcacagagccaaacttcattcaagggatcttctcaaccttatcaaatctcaagatttcatcaagcttccatcttgagtttgagaggggatgttagagatatattagctcATTAGTATAGGctcaagcctaattctactttgtgtgcaagccaagtctcctacttgtactagaagtctattagtctagggtttagtctactatatatacacatgttatgattcattgtaatacaagatttgtactacactttaatatattattaatgtaaccctttagggtttcctccgtggatgtaggccgttaggctgaaccacgtaaccctcgtgtgttattgtgttttatactttatgctttcatatttaacatggtgtatcaatgctaatatttaacaacaTCACCATTTTTAATGATGGATTTCTGTGATTTGATTACATTAATCTCGTCAACTAATTGATGTTAGTTTAATCCTCTAGTTGTAGTAACATGcctgaataattttttttttttttaaatgtgcatGTCTTGTGCCTTGTAGTCTTCGAATCTTTTTGTGATTTTATCTTCATCATCTGGTTCTGGAAAAAGCTATAGGGTAGAGGCTTCCACATCTGTCTCTGAGTAGAAGTTTGATGGCAATAGGGCCATGCCCAATTGTTATacatgtggttcaaaaatagaGATGCACTTCTGCAACTTCACGACAACTAAAATCGGGCCAGGGTCTTATCTGGACCACATGAGCACTTTTAGTTGTCGATTTCACTAGGGGGCTACCAAAGTTTTTAGGAGAACTGTGTTTTAGTTGAATTTGTCTTcccatatgtgtgtgtgagagagagaaaaaaaaaagatcgagtcacattcaaaataattttggcTTAATGTTACAATGGTTAATAACGTAGTCTCTCCTATTTTGGAGGATTGCAGGCAActacaaggttttgaaacccggaccgTTCTGACTGAAAAAACTGCAAACCTCTCAGTTTTGCAGTTTTTTTAACTTCAAGAACCGTTCTATGGGAAAAAAGCAGGGACCCGTGTGAACGGTGGTCGGACCGTATAGTTCTGAGAACCGTGACCAGTTTTTGAGGTTCGGAcggtttctttttgttttagattttccGATGAATTTTGGCCAATACATCGGTATGAAGTTATGATCCGATctagaaaaaaatgaaagaacacGAAGAAGAACAAAGATCAAAAGGAGATCTGATAATTTCAGATCTTGAACAAAGGgatttgtaaggaaaaaaaaaaaaaaaaggaaccaaagaagaagaagaagacaagttcccccccccccccccaaaaaaaaagaagaagagaaaaacacaacgAAGCAGGGTCTGCGCCAAAACAAACTCCACATTTACTCAGCAAATAAACAGTAAACACAAACTACATCggatcaaaaaaacaaaaacacaaattacaGAAACACGTATCTTCGTCTTCTGcagctgcttcttcttcttctttcttcttttttttcttcttctctttcttttttccattgATGGAGCTCTGTAATTTCCTCTTTTTCACTGAGGcatgtgtttctctttctttctttagacttttgttactttttttactCCTTTTGAATTCCTAAGTCCCTGTACCTCACGTGGCTAACTTGGAAATGAAgaaaggttttaattttttaataaaagcaaaaaaatttcaaccattagatttagatatttttttcagTTGCCCAACGTGATTTAACATGCATTGATAGGtgcattaaatattttaattattttgagagTAAGAGAGGTGCTAGGtctacaataattttataacaaatcataaatggttagttattattggttcaaatttgaacctaacactaagattacttttttgccctaataataacaaccagtaacaacctgccacctaagatttattgtaaaaatgttgtggacataccATTTCTCTGATAGTAATGTAGTATCAcaatattttacacaatttttttctataatttttttttttacaagatagaattctactctagcctaatctaagtatatatgtgtgtgaagctccctcttggagacttgaaccccggcccttacctcccacaccccacaagcacttatacttgtggagtgatcatcgcaccaagggtgtgcggtggtaagtttttttctataatttgacACATGGCAAAGTGtgagtaatgaaaaaaaaattatgagtttacATCTCTACCACTCACATATCGTCACGTGGCAAATTGTGgcaaaatttgtataaaatgtTATGGTACTATTATTGctctaattttaattaatatttacagttaagtatataataattattaaataattatttcaatttaaaattattaaataatttattttattttatttgagtgtCTTTCTAattcttatataataataataataataataataataataataataataataattattattattattattattattacaagtttaactaatcaatatataaataaataaatagatattatatttaaatttgcttaggatttgatatttcttatttttcttgtaaaagttatgatatgaaaatatatatttgaaatatagatatttatatttaattggattattttagttaatttaatatttttatatataaaaaaataattattaaattaattataacgtCATCACGATTTGACCCCGGTTTGACCTCAGTTTGGCCCCAAAGAACTTGAACCTCTCTCTTTTATGATTCAATGAACGgtccaaatttcaaaactttGGGCAGCTGGTGTCTTGGTTTTGCCAGATTCAATTTAAGCATTGCTATCGCCAAGCAAACAGCTATGCGGATGTACTTGCTAGGATGGGTGTTGACCAGGACCTTGATTTTATTTCCTTTGATTGTCTGCTTGTGGACATTATGTATGTTTTTTGAGGAAGACCTCAATGGAATGTACTTAAACAGGCTTTGCCTTGAACCTGATGTAGTTTCTTAGTTTTTGTTCAATGAACTGTCTtttaaccaatatatatatatatatatattaatattttcaaaatcttaCTATCATACacatgttttatttgtttttaacaaaCTCACcaaatttcatatcaattgaaTATAATTTACCACCTAATCATAACTCAtgttttttgtataattttaaaataccacaaaaaaaaaaaaccctagaaatttaaacattcaatAGATGAAATatggttattaattttttattgttttgatatTCTGCGTGTATATATATTGCATCGAAAGTTATTGAGTGctataatattgaaaaaaaatccaccataCGTAAATTCCAACTTAACCTCAAAATgtaggacaaaatgggcttttgtccttttcaggaaaattaattagctttttgcccttcttcccaaactaaatagggaaatgccatttttttcaaacttgactttttcaaaatcgagttaagccctatagtgacgttttcaaggacctataggttcttaaaacgtcactataggtccttgaaaacgtcactatagggttccagaaatttttttttttttttttttttaactcgattttgaaaaagtcgagtttcaaaagaggggtatttccctatttagtttgggaagaagggcaaaaggctaattaatttggctGAAAAGGgtagaagcccattttgtcctcaAAATGTATACACGCATTCTATGTGAGGATAAGGTATATATCTTAAGAGAACTAATTGGTTACAAAGACAGGGCTTCATTCCCCTCTCTAAATCGATCCATTCTCAATGAGACCTCAAATTTCAGAAAGGGTGAGAGAAAATTGAGAAGTTGGTGGTGTAGCTTAATCTATACGATTATTACATATTGTAAATTCCAGTTACAATTCGATTATCCAAGTCATTATTGAACATTGCATAGTATTTAATTGGTTGACAATTTAATATTACACAagctctctttttgttttatttgttaacAGATTAGTTCCATGACAATACTAATTTaagttattaaatatatttgtggATAACATTTCCACAATGGACCACTATTCCCAactaaaacacaataaaatggTGACGAAACACAATACTGAATTCTTTGatgataaattatattttactctGAAACCGCCTACTTAATTTGGGCCATAGCTTTTGCTGAGAAGTTTAATAAAAAGTCACAATCCCATGCCTTAAAATAAGCACGTTCTGCCAATTGCCAGACctaaagagaaaaaaggagCAGATGATTGACGAGCCAACCCAGAGGAAACAAATCCAATTAATATTGCGAGCTCATCTATTCGATGCCAATAATTCATTGCATTGAAGCCTGTTTGTTTGTTCATACAAATGAATATGGTGATTTGATACTTTGTTTTGTATACAACAATTAATTTTCATAATAGAGACAACGAGATAAAATTAGTCACCCTGCCTAGTCGAACTTATATATCCTATGCCACAGGTAGCTATGTAGTCCTAAACGTGGGATGTCAAGTATATGTCTGAACCGACATAAGATAATCTTCCTCTCGCTTCAAACAAAATGATACcgttataattttattttctaaatttatctGTGTATAAAATGCCgtatcatttaaaaatttaaataatataacacTGAACTACAATTTTAGATTGATAATATTTAATCTAAACTACAAAATAGATCCATTTTAAATAGAGGTCATTTTTCGGTTGAACCATGgtgattatataatttatattactaATTTACCATGTATCGCAGGAGATCTTTAGAAGTTTCTGTGCAATCGATTAGTTTTTGAACTGCCTCTAGTGCGTTGAACGATACGGAGCACGTACTGTGAGTCTGTGACTACCAAACCTTGGCGTTGAAGCAAGATGTTCACTGTGGCagacaaaattaaatttgtagCCTACAACTCCAGCTCCATGAGTCGTGACAATGATAGCCTATCCGTTACCATGCACAAGGCCCGTCCTCCTATTCTGCACTTGACTATTCTGTGTGGCACCGGCCTTGCAAGTTATAGCTAGCCACATGCCCATGTCTCGATCACACTTTCATTGCTCCTTTGCTTCAAAAATCAAGTCAAATAGTGCAACCTCGTATAGTCATAACACACTTTTATACAGTTatactttcaaaaattttcctttttataattaattcaatagttacaacgAGAGAAGGATTGAAATCCTGAATATATGGACACATCAAAAGATGTCAACTGTAGTTGAGTTACATGACTCTTGACTCTTGACAGTCACACCATGTATACTTCGATCAAATATAGTATGGCTCAAAATTCATATATACCATCCGAGTAAGGATTGGAATATTAATTAACTCAA
This genomic window contains:
- the LOC126697675 gene encoding 7-deoxyloganetin glucosyltransferase-like gives rise to the protein MDSKTLKADKPHAVCIPFPVQSHIKAMLKFSKLLHHKGFHITFVNTEFNRRRFLKIRGPNSLDGLSDFRFETIPDNLPPSDPNASQDLSSLFNSITKNFLASFSNLLMKLNSATSNVPPVTCIISDGFMQFTINAAQELGIPILMFFTISACSLMGYMQIPPLKDKGIIPLKDKSYLTNGYLDTVIDWIPGMRGIRLKDLPSQVRTIDPNDAIFKFVIETAERAPTASGIVIQTFDALEQEVLDALLTMFPHVYAIGPLQPLLNHLPNDPLKSIGYSLWEEENECLQWLNSKAPNSVIYVNFGSIVVVTPTQLVEFGWGLANSKYLFLWIIRPDLVVGESTILPPEFKLETKERGLIASWCPQEEVLNHPSIGGFLTHSGWNSTIESVCAGVPMLCWPFLGDQQTNCKYTCNEWGIGMEIDNNIKREEVEKIVKELMEGEKGKKMKKKAMEWKKLAEEATEPLGSSSINLNNLVNEVLLSK